Proteins from a single region of Flavobacterium sp. K5-23:
- a CDS encoding S41 family peptidase, translated as MASFFKKKFVIPIVASAFLFVGSSFKDDFFEIAKQIEIFTTLFKELNTNYVDEANPGELMDKAIKGMLASLDPYTVYFNEQDVLRFKINNSGEYTGIGALITRKEDKLTIKEIYKNFPADKAGLKAGDEIIQIGDVLLADFKDEASQLLKGTKNTKIDIKYLRQGKTLTTQLILDEVAVKSVPFYAKIDANTGYIVLAHFNKKAALETKEALEDLKKQGAERIILDLRDNPGGLLNEAVNICNLFVPKNEIIVTTKSKNEKNNYTYKTVNEAVDTEIPLVIIVNGNSASASEIVSGALQDLDRAVVLGSRSFGKGLVQKPVDLTYGTQLKVTISRYYTPSGRCIQALDYAHKDKNGLATRTEGKNYNAFKTRKGRTVYDGGGILPDVELEESKKSAITNALIKNDGIFNYVTDYYYKNPNLGEQIPTITDTDFQEFKNFLKARNISFDTETEIALKNTLAVAKKEKIDDAIIAEYQQLLTSVQKSEEKLLDKNQNEIKSLMVDEIIKRFQYQEGVYNYYIKNNIEIKKAVSILNNSTQYKSILKI; from the coding sequence ATGGCCTCTTTTTTCAAAAAAAAATTCGTAATTCCTATTGTTGCCTCAGCATTTCTTTTTGTGGGCAGCAGCTTCAAAGATGACTTTTTTGAAATCGCCAAACAAATAGAAATATTCACTACTCTTTTTAAAGAATTAAACACTAATTATGTTGACGAGGCAAATCCTGGGGAACTTATGGACAAAGCCATCAAGGGTATGCTCGCCAGTTTAGATCCCTATACCGTTTATTTTAACGAACAGGATGTACTTCGATTTAAAATAAACAATTCCGGAGAGTATACCGGTATTGGAGCATTAATCACTCGAAAAGAAGACAAATTAACCATTAAGGAAATCTACAAAAATTTTCCCGCGGACAAAGCAGGTTTAAAAGCGGGTGATGAAATCATCCAAATAGGAGATGTGCTTCTGGCTGATTTCAAAGACGAGGCTTCACAGCTCTTAAAAGGAACAAAAAACACTAAAATCGACATTAAATACCTGCGTCAGGGAAAAACACTTACTACCCAACTTATACTAGATGAAGTGGCCGTTAAATCAGTCCCTTTTTACGCGAAAATAGACGCAAATACCGGGTATATTGTTCTTGCCCATTTCAATAAAAAAGCGGCACTGGAAACCAAAGAAGCTTTAGAAGATTTAAAAAAACAAGGTGCTGAGAGGATCATCTTAGATTTAAGAGACAACCCAGGAGGGCTATTGAATGAAGCGGTAAACATTTGCAATTTATTTGTTCCAAAGAATGAGATCATTGTTACCACTAAATCTAAAAACGAAAAAAACAACTACACTTATAAAACAGTTAACGAAGCTGTAGACACCGAAATTCCACTGGTTATCATCGTTAACGGCAATAGCGCCTCAGCATCAGAAATTGTATCAGGAGCACTACAAGATTTAGATCGCGCCGTTGTATTAGGAAGCAGAAGTTTTGGAAAAGGATTAGTGCAAAAACCTGTGGATCTTACCTATGGAACACAGCTTAAGGTTACTATTTCCCGTTATTACACTCCTTCCGGAAGATGCATTCAGGCTTTAGATTATGCGCATAAAGACAAAAACGGACTGGCCACAAGAACTGAAGGCAAAAACTACAACGCCTTTAAAACCCGTAAAGGCAGAACGGTTTATGACGGAGGCGGCATATTGCCTGATGTGGAACTTGAGGAATCTAAAAAAAGCGCTATTACAAATGCATTAATTAAAAATGACGGCATCTTTAATTATGTAACGGATTACTATTATAAAAACCCAAATTTAGGAGAGCAAATCCCAACTATAACTGATACCGATTTTCAAGAATTCAAGAATTTTCTAAAAGCACGAAATATCAGTTTTGATACCGAAACCGAAATCGCTTTGAAAAACACATTGGCTGTAGCCAAAAAAGAAAAAATAGACGATGCTATTATAGCAGAATACCAACAATTATTAACCTCTGTCCAAAAAAGCGAGGAAAAATTGTTAGATAAAAATCAAAATGAAATTAAAAGTCTGATGGTAGATGAAATCATAAAAAGATTTCAATATCAAGAAGGCGTTTATAACTATTATATAAAAAACAATATCGAAATAAAGAAAGCCGTGAGTATCTTAAACAATTCAACTCAATATAAAAGCATCTTAAAAATATGA